The following coding sequences are from one Neurospora crassa OR74A linkage group I, whole genome shotgun sequence window:
- a CDS encoding fungal specific transcription factor domain-containing protein translates to MDTEREASGEREAAEGNTAGLSPGAGLKRACDQCRLRKIRCDKESPCSNCRTANRSCSSSGVGQKPKEQRQRVLISAQYERKIDHFGTRLTGIEKMLRELVVISQSRSPSSESSLAGAGANNNHNNNVSPSSEPPVAIISDIVGDPDRGEIPLDGDGDNDDEMDSAFEGNSSMTAQTVFASEFLENAVTQTSLSPSMESALSSLRQIVCMQNRKRTNQDSRFPNAKPMPRGGTRELPMPPSPVVVGILRDIKNELPETFTLMCTFIAVDDFVDCCRRVYFATEDYSLATFIVVNAGLFYLFQEKATRADEAHQAEKLLEYRNLCRDNLETALMALPLFMPARKESIEALLLAASYAVEASRFTLAWQLNSSAVMICQTLGYHRLPTTISGASANDDVSNDTKSALFWFAYMLDKGLSLRFGRSSMIQDYDIAIPKRMGRTINVADFWKEMLNLWIEHAEVMGKAYEQLYSIAALSRPPEQRIESARQLVEAIKGIARENDELIRHARETGKLADSGKRDGFTVTLMLRSDEVTYWASLCLIYRAIPAAPGFGSTFNPECIEAARRAVEVHLECMQIPGLSHFTKVGYLHWTILYAPFIPFIVLFCHVIETSNMQDLDRMDHFVASLSTVCSISEAIDKFNRVCQVLCHVARLYVETKAQQQQDQDMMLVGHDFDMYLSQLGFMPQQLLHDQQQQQPHATSCSNPAHQQRQHQHGGMAAPGAATVVTPSVFNADVPAGLIDATQTAQLGNWFSGHRHIMNLVEEDLSGFEPRIWTTMTGGP, encoded by the exons ATGGACACAGAACGAGAGGCTAGTGGCGAGAGGGAGGCGGCCGAGGGAAACACAGCTGGGCTCAGCCCGGGGGCAGGACTAAAAAGAGCA TGCGATCAATGCCGGCTCcgcaag ATCCGTTGTGACAAAGAGTCACCGTGCTCAAATTGTAGGACAGCAAACCGGTCATGCAGCTCGTCCGGAGTAGGCCAGAAGCCCAAGGAACAACGACAGCGAGTTCTCATCTCCGCGCAATATGAGCGCAAGATTGACCACTTCGGAACCCGGCTCACCGGCATCGAAAAGATGCTTCGTGAGCTAGTGGTCATCTCGCAATCCCGCAGCCCATCGTCTGAATCCTCTCTCGCTGGTGCCGGCGCCAACAACaatcacaacaacaatgtTTCACCCTCCAGCGAACCCCCGGTGGCCATCATTAGCGACATAGTCGGTGATCCCGACCGGGGCGAGATACCCCTTGACGGCGATGgtgacaacgacgacgagatggACTCGGCCTTCGAGGGCAACTCTTCCATGACGGCCCAGACCGTCTTCGCCAGCGAGTTCCTCGAAAACGCCGTGACGCAGACGTCGCTCAGCCCAAGCATGGAGTCGGCCCTGTCGTCCCTCCGGCAGATTGTGTGCATGCAGAACCGTAAGCGAACTAACCAGGACTCGAGGTTTCCTAACGCGAAGCCGATGCCTAGGGGCGGCACGCGTGAGCTGCCTATGCCCCCGAgcccggtggtggtgggcattCTCCGGGACATCAAGA ATGAGCTGCCAGAAACATTCACATTGATGTGCACATTCATCGCGGTAGATGACTTTGTCGACTGCTGTCGCAGGGTATACTTCGCTACGGAAGATTACAGCTTGGCGACCTTCATCGTTGTCAATGCCGGTCTGTTCTACCTCTTCCAAGAGAAGGCCACAAGGGCGGACGAGGCTCATCAGGCCGAAAAGCTGCTCGAATACCGTAACCTGTGCCGAGACAATCTCGAGACGGCCCTGATGGCATTACCTCTGTTCATGCCGGCAAGAAAGGAGAGTATCGAAGCATTGTTGCTGGCT GCTTCCTACGCCGTCGAAGCCTCCCGCTTCACCCTCGCCTGGCAACTCAACTCCTCAGCAGTCATGATCTGCCAAACCCTTGGCTACCACCGCcttcccaccaccatctcagGCGCTTCCGCCAACGACGACGTTTCCAACGACACCAAGTCCGCGCTCTTCTGGTTCGCCTACATGCTAGACAAGGGCCTCTCCCTCCGCTTCGGCCGCTCCTCCATGATCCAAGATTACGACATCGCCATCCCAAAACGCATGGGTCGGACCATCAACGTTGCCGACTTTTGGAAGGAGATGCTCAACCTGTGGATCGAGCACGCCGAGGTCATGGGCAAAGCATATGAGCAGCTGTACTCCATCGCGGCCCTGTCACGACCACCCGAACAGCGCATCGAGAGCGCGCGCCAGCTAGTCGAGGCCATTAAAGGGATAGCGAGGGAAAACGACGAGCTGATCCGCCATGCGCGCGAGACGGGCAAGCTTGCTGATTCCGGAAAGAGGGATGGGTTCACGGTGACACTGATGCTGCGGTCGGACGAGGTCACGTACTGGGCATCGCTGTGTCTGATATACCGCGCCATTCCTGCCGCTCCTGGGTTCGGTAGCACCTTCAACCCGGAGTGCATCGAAGCGGCGCGGCGGGCTGTCGAGGTCCATTTGGAATGCATGCAGATTCCTGGGTTGAGCCATTTCACGAAGGTTGGGTATCTTCACTG GACGATTCTTTACGCCCCGTTCATTCCCTTCATCGTCCTTTTCTGCCATGTCATTGAGACATCCAACATGCAGGATCTCGACCGCATGGATCACTTTGTcgcctccctctccaccgTCTGCAGCATATCCGAGGCTATCGACAAGTTCAATCGCGTCTGTCAGGTCCTCTGCCACGTCGCACGCCTCTACGTCGAGACCAAggcacagcaacagcaggaCCAAGACATGATGTTGGTCGGTCATGATTTCGACATGTACCTCAGTCAGCTCGGGTTCATGCCTCAGCAACTCCTCCATgatcagcagcaacagcaaccgcATGCAACCTCCTGTTCGAACCCTGCCCATCAGCAgcgacaacaccaacatgGCGGCATGGCGGCACCAGGCGCTGCTACTGTCGTCACACCCAGTGTCTTCAATGCAGATGTGCCCGCTGGCCTTATCGATGCGACGCAAACAGCGCAGCTTGGAAACTGGTTTTCTGGCCATCGGCATATCATGAacttggtggaggaggatttATCGGGGTTTGAGCCGAGGATTTGGACGACTATGACCGGGGGTCCTTGA
- a CDS encoding fungal specific transcription factor domain-containing protein, variant, with translation MLRELVVISQSRSPSSESSLAGAGANNNHNNNVSPSSEPPVAIISDIVGDPDRGEIPLDGDGDNDDEMDSAFEGNSSMTAQTVFASEFLENAVTQTSLSPSMESALSSLRQIVCMQNRKRTNQDSRFPNAKPMPRGGTRELPMPPSPVVVGILRDIKNELPETFTLMCTFIAVDDFVDCCRRVYFATEDYSLATFIVVNAGLFYLFQEKATRADEAHQAEKLLEYRNLCRDNLETALMALPLFMPARKESIEALLLAASYAVEASRFTLAWQLNSSAVMICQTLGYHRLPTTISGASANDDVSNDTKSALFWFAYMLDKGLSLRFGRSSMIQDYDIAIPKRMGRTINVADFWKEMLNLWIEHAEVMGKAYEQLYSIAALSRPPEQRIESARQLVEAIKGIARENDELIRHARETGKLADSGKRDGFTVTLMLRSDEVTYWASLCLIYRAIPAAPGFGSTFNPECIEAARRAVEVHLECMQIPGLSHFTKVGYLHWTILYAPFIPFIVLFCHVIETSNMQDLDRMDHFVASLSTVCSISEAIDKFNRVCQVLCHVARLYVETKAQQQQDQDMMLVGHDFDMYLSQLGFMPQQLLHDQQQQQPHATSCSNPAHQQRQHQHGGMAAPGAATVVTPSVFNADVPAGLIDATQTAQLGNWFSGHRHIMNLVEEDLSGFEPRIWTTMTGGP, from the exons ATGCTTCGTGAGCTAGTGGTCATCTCGCAATCCCGCAGCCCATCGTCTGAATCCTCTCTCGCTGGTGCCGGCGCCAACAACaatcacaacaacaatgtTTCACCCTCCAGCGAACCCCCGGTGGCCATCATTAGCGACATAGTCGGTGATCCCGACCGGGGCGAGATACCCCTTGACGGCGATGgtgacaacgacgacgagatggACTCGGCCTTCGAGGGCAACTCTTCCATGACGGCCCAGACCGTCTTCGCCAGCGAGTTCCTCGAAAACGCCGTGACGCAGACGTCGCTCAGCCCAAGCATGGAGTCGGCCCTGTCGTCCCTCCGGCAGATTGTGTGCATGCAGAACCGTAAGCGAACTAACCAGGACTCGAGGTTTCCTAACGCGAAGCCGATGCCTAGGGGCGGCACGCGTGAGCTGCCTATGCCCCCGAgcccggtggtggtgggcattCTCCGGGACATCAAGA ATGAGCTGCCAGAAACATTCACATTGATGTGCACATTCATCGCGGTAGATGACTTTGTCGACTGCTGTCGCAGGGTATACTTCGCTACGGAAGATTACAGCTTGGCGACCTTCATCGTTGTCAATGCCGGTCTGTTCTACCTCTTCCAAGAGAAGGCCACAAGGGCGGACGAGGCTCATCAGGCCGAAAAGCTGCTCGAATACCGTAACCTGTGCCGAGACAATCTCGAGACGGCCCTGATGGCATTACCTCTGTTCATGCCGGCAAGAAAGGAGAGTATCGAAGCATTGTTGCTGGCT GCTTCCTACGCCGTCGAAGCCTCCCGCTTCACCCTCGCCTGGCAACTCAACTCCTCAGCAGTCATGATCTGCCAAACCCTTGGCTACCACCGCcttcccaccaccatctcagGCGCTTCCGCCAACGACGACGTTTCCAACGACACCAAGTCCGCGCTCTTCTGGTTCGCCTACATGCTAGACAAGGGCCTCTCCCTCCGCTTCGGCCGCTCCTCCATGATCCAAGATTACGACATCGCCATCCCAAAACGCATGGGTCGGACCATCAACGTTGCCGACTTTTGGAAGGAGATGCTCAACCTGTGGATCGAGCACGCCGAGGTCATGGGCAAAGCATATGAGCAGCTGTACTCCATCGCGGCCCTGTCACGACCACCCGAACAGCGCATCGAGAGCGCGCGCCAGCTAGTCGAGGCCATTAAAGGGATAGCGAGGGAAAACGACGAGCTGATCCGCCATGCGCGCGAGACGGGCAAGCTTGCTGATTCCGGAAAGAGGGATGGGTTCACGGTGACACTGATGCTGCGGTCGGACGAGGTCACGTACTGGGCATCGCTGTGTCTGATATACCGCGCCATTCCTGCCGCTCCTGGGTTCGGTAGCACCTTCAACCCGGAGTGCATCGAAGCGGCGCGGCGGGCTGTCGAGGTCCATTTGGAATGCATGCAGATTCCTGGGTTGAGCCATTTCACGAAGGTTGGGTATCTTCACTG GACGATTCTTTACGCCCCGTTCATTCCCTTCATCGTCCTTTTCTGCCATGTCATTGAGACATCCAACATGCAGGATCTCGACCGCATGGATCACTTTGTcgcctccctctccaccgTCTGCAGCATATCCGAGGCTATCGACAAGTTCAATCGCGTCTGTCAGGTCCTCTGCCACGTCGCACGCCTCTACGTCGAGACCAAggcacagcaacagcaggaCCAAGACATGATGTTGGTCGGTCATGATTTCGACATGTACCTCAGTCAGCTCGGGTTCATGCCTCAGCAACTCCTCCATgatcagcagcaacagcaaccgcATGCAACCTCCTGTTCGAACCCTGCCCATCAGCAgcgacaacaccaacatgGCGGCATGGCGGCACCAGGCGCTGCTACTGTCGTCACACCCAGTGTCTTCAATGCAGATGTGCCCGCTGGCCTTATCGATGCGACGCAAACAGCGCAGCTTGGAAACTGGTTTTCTGGCCATCGGCATATCATGAacttggtggaggaggatttATCGGGGTTTGAGCCGAGGATTTGGACGACTATGACCGGGGGTCCTTGA
- a CDS encoding multidrug resistance protein 3, variant 1 codes for MAVVEELPSSTSATDNGRKAGNAIVPIPNCGAAQKEDETPHVSDRCEDGSLKSYFRIFRYTDHIGWWTHAAALTCMIASGVLLPLMDLVFGKFVTVFNNFIAGKATPAEFRSSLNNYTLYFVYLFIAKLVLVYIWTTLASTNAIRITRSLRIDFLKQTIRQEVAFFDLPEAGSISSHLTTNANLVNQGISEKLGLAIQAIATFFAAFVVAFAVQWKLTLITICIVPVIVIVTGICMGIDAKQENEIMIIHSGAAKLAEEVFASVKTAHAFWAFPKLSGKYAAILDEAKAVGARKSPNYAVLFSVEFFCVYAGYGLAFWQGIRMYKEGEVSEPGQIVTVIFAVLLAAQALTQIAPQSVVISKAAAAAHQMFQVIDRKSKIDSLSEEGIKPAECRGDIELQDVVFAYPSRPNIKVLQNFSLTIPANKTTAIVGYSGSGKSSILGLLERWGCPESGTITLDGRKIEEYNLQWLRTKVRLVQQEPVMLEGTVFQNVVNGLAGTSMADLSDEEKQRLVEDACRAAYAHEFIEKLPEGYQTQIGQRGSMLSGGQKQRLAIARSVIANPQILLLDEATSALDPNAEQIVQKALNNVAVGRTMIVIAHRLSTIRNADNIVVMSNGRLIEQGTHDQLVALGGTYSHLVRIQRLGQEPDDDDEPQKDTRAEIGGAAIANTTSNVVETVPDASAMEEGAAKKDDINLLRCLFILMQEQRVLWPAFCWVGICCLAGGATYPALAIIFSRIMDAFALEGDKMVERGNFFSLMFFIVALGNLVAYAVLGWFCNVIAQQMVRFYRYTIFDCVVRQDMTFFDMPGNSPGALVSHLSKEPESLHELLSMNMGVIAIVVVNLLSSCILAVVIGWKLGLTLVFGALPPLVFSGYLRIRLEIKLDDDTADRFADSTGIASEAIMAIRTISSLAMERQILDRYENNLRSIAATSVKSLTWTMVWYALSQSISFLSMALGFWYGGRLVSFGEYTVTQFYTVFIAVIFSGEAAATFFTYTTSITKAQHAANFIFRLRDSVRSENKDDNPPDAEKRSNGAVSIDCQALEFSYPLRPSARVLKGVSINIPPGQFVALVGASGSGKSSLISVFERFYDPSSGTVFFDGEDYQKIHLGRYRANIALVQQEPVLYQGSIRENIAMGVLDATVSDEQILEACRQANIDSFIASLPEGLATPCGSQGLQFSGGQRQRIAIARALVRKPRLLLLDEATSALDTESERVVQAALDAAAKGEGGADGDGIEGNAKGRKRTTVAVAHRLSTIKGADKIFVFSYGRIAEAGTHEELLGMRGMYYEMCLGQSLDR; via the exons ATGGCCGTGGTCGAAGAATTACCTTCAAGCACCTCGGCGACGGACAATGGCAGAAAAGCAGGCAATGCCATCGTACCAATTCCCAACTGCGGCGCGGCTCAAAAGGAAGACGAGACCCCTCATGTATCAGACAGATGCGAAGATGGGAGCCTCAAGAGTTACTTT AGAATCTTCAGGTACACAGACCACATCGGTTGGTGGACACATGCAGCAGCCCTGACTTGCATGATAGCGTCTGgtgttcttcttcccttgaTGGACCTTGTCTTTGGCAAATTTGTCACAGTCTTCAACAATTTCATAGCCGGCAAAGCGACCCCCGCAGAGTTTCGTTCCAGCCTCAATAACTACAC ACTATACTTTGTCTATCTCTTCATCGCCAAACTTGTCCTCGTATACATCTGGACT ACCCTTGCCTCCACCAACGCCATCAGGATCACACGGTCTCTTCGGATCGACTTCCTCAAACAAACAATACGCCAGGAAGTTGCCTTCTTCGACCTGCCCGAGGCCGGATCCATCTCCAGCCATCTTACGACCAACGCCAACCTCGTCAATCAGGGGATATCGGAGAAGCTGGGCCTCGCCATCCAAGCTATTGCAACCTTCTTCGCTGCCTTTGTTGTCGCCTTTGCGGTACAATGGAAGTTGaccctcatcaccatctgCATCGTGcccgtcatcgtcatcgtaaCCGGCATCTGCATGGGCATCGACGCGAAACAGGAAAACGAGATTATGATCATTCACTCCGGAGCAGCAAAGCTAGCCGAGGAGGTGTTTGCGAGTGTCAAAACTGCTCATGCCTTTTGGGCCTTCCCCAAGCTGTCCGGCAAATATGCAGCTATCCTTGATGAGGCCAAAGCGGTCGGTGCCCGGAAGAGTCCGAACTACGCCGTCTTGTTCTCCGTGGAATTCTTTTGCGTGTACGCTGGATATGGCCTCGCTTTCTGGCAGGGTATCAGGATGTataaggagggagaggtgtCTGAGCCGGGACAAATTGTCACTGTTATCTTTGCTGTGCTGCTGGCAGCCCAGGCACTCACTCAAATCGCTCCTCAATCGGTCGTCATTTCGaaggctgccgctgccgcacATCAGATGTTTCAGGTCATCGACCGCAAGTCAAAGATCGACTCTTTGTCGGAGGAAGGCATCAAACCAGCTGAATGTCGAGGTGATATCGAACTCCAGGATGTCGTATTTGCTTACCCTTCGAGACCGAACATCAAAGTGTTGCAAAACTTCAGCCTTACGATTCCAGCAAACAAAACGACGGCAATCGTTGGATATAGCGGATCAGGCAAAAGTTCCATATTAGGCCTACTGGAGCGCTGGGGTTGTCCCGAAAGCGGTACTATCACACTGGATGGTCGAAAAATAGAAGAGTACAATCTTCAGTGGCTTCGAACCAAGGTCCGACTTGTTCAGCAG GAACCGGTCATGCTCGAAGGCACCGTCTTTCAGAATGTTGTGAATGGGTTAGCCGGAACATCCATGGCTGATCTGAGCGACGAAGAGAAGCAGCGGCTCGTTGAAGATGCGTGCCGCGCGGCGTATGCTCACGAATTCATAGAGAAACTACCAGAG GGCTATCAAACGCAAATCGGCCAGAGAGGCTCCATGTTGTCAGGGGGCCAAAAGCAAAGGCTCGCCATCGCCAGGAGCGTCATTGCGAACCCACAAATCCTCTTACTCGATGAAGCTACAAGTGCCCTCGACCCTAACGCTGAGCAGATTGTTCAGAAAGCACTCAACAACGTTGCTGTCGGGAGAACCATGATCGTCATTGCCCATAGACTCTCCACCATTCGAAATGCGGACAACATTGTTGTCATGTCCAACGGTCGTCTTATCGAGCAGGGTACCCATGACCAACTCGTTGCCCTGGGGGGCACCTATTCACACCTTGTTCGAATACAACGTCTCGGACAAGAAcctgacgatgatgacgaaccCCAAAAGGACACCAGAGCTGAAATTGGAGGAGCTGCGATAGCTAACACCACGTCGAACGTAGTTGAGACTGTTCCTGACGCGAGTGCCATGGAAGAAGGGGCTGCAAAGAAAGACGACATCAACCTCTTGAGATGCTTGTTCATCCTCATGCAAGAACAAAGAGTACTCTGGCCTGCCTTTTGCTGGGTGGGTATTTGCTGTCTCGCGGGAG GGGCTACATATCCCGCTCTtgccatcatcttctcccgAATAATGGACGCTTTCGCCCTTGAGGGTGACAAAATGGTTGAACGAGGCaacttcttttctctcaTGTTCTTTATCGTAGCCCTTGGCAACTTGGTTGCCTACGCGGTGCTCGGTTGGTTCTGCAACGTTATCGCCCAG CAAATGGTCCGCTTCTATCGGTACACAATCTTCGACTGCGTCGTCCGGCAGGACATGACCTTCTTCGACATGCCAGGTAACTCTCCAGGCGCTTTGGTGTCTCATTTATCCAAGGAACCGGAAAGTCTGCATGAGCTTCTCTCCATGAACATGGGCGTCATCGCAATCGTGGTGGTCAACTTGCTCTCAAGCTGCATTCTTGCCGTTGTGATTGGGTGGAAACTTGGGCTCACCCTCGTCTTTGGCGCTTTACCACCCCTTGTCTTTTCAGGATATCTGAGAATTCGCTTGGAGATCAAGCTCGATGATGATACTGCGGACAGGTTTGCGGATAGCACTGGCATTGCTTCTGAGGCTATCATGGCCATTCGAACTATCTCGTCACTGGCTATGGAACGGCAGATTCTTGACAGATATGAGAATAATCTGCGCTCTATTGCGGCAACGTCGGTCAAGAGTCTCACCTGGACGATGGTTTGGTACGCTCTGAGCCAATCGATCTCCTTCCTGTCGATGGCATTGGGTTTTTG GTACGGCGGCCGATTGGTTTCATTTGGAGAGTACACCGTTACTCAATTCTACACAGTGTTCATCGCCGTCATTTTTTCCGGCGAAGCAGCGGCCACATTCTTTACTTACACAACAA GCATTACCAAGGCGCAGCACGCCGCAAACTTCATCTTCCGGCTCAGGGACTCGGTTCGTTCCGAAAACAAGGACGATAACCCACCAGATGCCGAAAAACGTAGCAACGGCGCCGTTTCCATAGACTGCCAAGCTCTAGAATTCTCATACCCTCTCCGTCCCAGCGCTCGAGTCCTCAAAGGAGTCTCCATCAAC ATCCCACCGGGTCAGTTTGTCGCCTTGGTAGGGGCGTCCGGCTCGGGCAAAAGCAGCTTAATCTCTGTCTTTGAGCGATTCTATGATCCTTCCAGCGGCACCGTTTTCTTCGACGGCGAAGACTACCAAAAAATCCACCTCGGCCGCTACCGCGCCAACATTGCGCTAGTCCAGCAAGAGCCCGTTCTTTACCAGGGATCAATAAGAGAAAACATTGCCATGGGCGTTCTTGACGCGACTGTGTCGGACGAGCAAATCCTCGAGGCCTGTCGCCAGGCCAACATCGACTCCTTCATTGCCTCGTTGCCCGAAGGCCTAGCTACCCCCTGCGGATCTCAGGGCCTGCAGTTCTCTGGCGGGCAGAGGCAAAGAATCGCTATTGCGCGCGCGCTGGTTAGGAAGCCGagattgctgttgctggacGAAGCGACCAGTGCGTTGGATACGGAGTCGGAGCGGGTGGTGCAGGCTGCTTTGGATGCTGCTGCAAAGGGCGAAGGTGGagcagatggagatggaattGAGGGAAATGCAAAGGGGAGAAAGCGGACAACGGTGGCTGTGGCTCATCGGCTGTCAACTATAAAGGGCGCGGATAAGATCTTTGTGTTTTCGTACGGAAGGATTGCGGAGGCGGGGACGCATGAGGAGTTGTTGGGGATGAGGGGGATGTATTATGAGATGTGTTTGGGACAGTCTTTGGATAGATGA